One genomic window of Staphylococcus hsinchuensis includes the following:
- a CDS encoding LysR substrate-binding domain-containing protein, translated as MEFKQMKYFVEVVKRGGMTQASEQLFIAQSTISKNIKLLEDEFSIQLFDRSKKHIVLTDVGKVFYEKCVETLAVIEDMTSEMGDVMNLDSGHIRLGISAILNVRFFTGRLKQFHNKYPNVTYEVIESGGKAIKQFLNNDEIDVGITTLPVNDDIYDSIPLYTEQLLLVVNKDSKYADVNAVHLKDLKDEYFLMFHDDYYLKDQFFESCRNVGFEPKTIAKMSQITFIENMIMDGIGITVLPESIVKILNDELVGIPLEGADDSWNLGVIWKKGNYMNFATRELIEFLKGSTTDCPKNI; from the coding sequence ATGGAATTTAAACAAATGAAGTATTTCGTCGAGGTTGTTAAACGTGGAGGCATGACTCAAGCATCTGAGCAATTATTTATTGCACAATCAACAATCAGTAAGAATATAAAGTTATTAGAAGATGAATTTTCTATCCAGTTATTTGATCGTAGTAAAAAGCACATCGTCTTAACAGATGTAGGGAAAGTGTTTTATGAAAAATGTGTGGAAACTTTAGCAGTAATTGAAGATATGACATCTGAAATGGGAGATGTTATGAATCTTGATAGTGGGCATATTCGATTAGGGATATCTGCAATACTGAATGTAAGATTTTTTACGGGACGTTTGAAACAATTTCATAATAAATATCCTAATGTAACGTATGAAGTAATTGAAAGTGGCGGAAAGGCCATTAAACAATTTTTAAATAATGATGAAATTGATGTTGGTATAACGACATTACCAGTGAACGATGATATTTATGACTCAATACCTTTATATACTGAACAGTTGTTACTTGTAGTAAATAAAGACTCTAAATATGCGGACGTGAACGCTGTTCATTTGAAAGATTTGAAAGATGAGTATTTTTTAATGTTTCACGATGATTACTATTTGAAAGATCAATTTTTTGAGAGTTGTAGAAATGTAGGTTTCGAACCGAAAACGATTGCTAAAATGTCTCAGATTACATTTATAGAGAATATGATTATGGATGGTATTGGTATAACTGTTTTGCCCGAAAGTATCGTGAAGATTTTAAATGATGAACTTGTTGGTATACCTTTAGAAGGGGCGGATGATTCATGGAATTTAGGTGTTATTTGGAAGAAAGGTAATTATATGAACTTTGCTACACGTGAATTAATTGAATTTTTAAAAGGGTCCACGACCGACTGTCCAAAAAATATATAA